The following proteins come from a genomic window of Spea bombifrons isolate aSpeBom1 chromosome 10, aSpeBom1.2.pri, whole genome shotgun sequence:
- the LOC128468036 gene encoding neural-cadherin-like: MSPGSCGGEDRFVVDRSTGWIRTTNQSLQEGQEYLLNVQAADKLGMRGSPAVVSVIAGVRPPQFKQASYTVHVSESAAPGSTLVTVSAISHQSNPLSYGMVAGPQSLFSVDRITGQVTLIRAVDFESDPQQFLLGVTATEKPTDLKSTVQVAVGITDVNDCKPEFQQRIYSKDNVPETVPAAAALLQVTATDCDSGLNGEVSYYSLSPDFGISEEGVISPVRELDYERPNHLYEFVVLAIDHGEDPKTGTATVRIRVSNVNDEAPEFSQTTYRTFVSEEAAPNTLVATVHAFDPDGDHVTYSILEGNKEGSFIIDSEKGIIRLGSNLLPKHHGAEYVLYVTATDDNASGGPHSLTSTTTVVVTVDDVNQNKPVFHQCAQYHHHAVVLENQPPGTFVLQGEAKDADVGVNSQVKYGIVHREGSLPAFSIHPDTGSTEVTSWSFI, from the exons ATGAGTCCGGGCTCATGCG GTGGAGAAGACAGATTTGTCGTTGACCGCAGCACAGGTTGGATACGGACAACTAACCAGAGTCTACAGGAAGGTCAGGAGTATCTGCTCAACGTGCAGGCCGCTGATAAGCTTGGGATGAGAGGTTCCCCGGCTGTCGTGTCTGTGATCGCCGGTGTCAGACCCCCACAATTTAAACAAGCTTCGTACACCGTACACGTTTCAGAAAGCGCTGCCCCGGGAAGCAC GTTGGTGACCGTATCCGCGATATCGCATCAAAGCAATCCCCTGAGCTACGGCATGGTCGCAGGTCCCCAAAGCTTGTTCTCCGTTGACCGGATCACTGGCCAGGTGACGCTCATCAGGGCTGTAGATTTTGAGAGTGACCCGCAACAGTTTCTACTGGGAGTTACCGCTACCGAAAAGCCGACGGACCTGAAGAGCACCGTGCAG GTGGCGGTTGGAATCACCGATGTTAATGACTGCAAGCCAGAATTTCAGCAGCGAATCTATAGCAAGGATAACGTACCTGAAACAGTGCCTGCGGCAGCCGCTCTCTTACAAG TGACAGCCACCGACTGCGACTCCGGTTTGAATGGCGAGGTTTCCTATTATTCTTTGAGCCCCGATTTTGGCATCTCCGAGGAGGGCGTTATCAGCCCCGTCCGGGAGTTGGATTACGAGAGGCCCAACCATCTTTACGAGTTTGTGGTTCTGGCGATAGACCACGGAGAAGACCCAAAAACCGGGACAGCCACCGTCCGCATCCGTGTCTCCAACGTGAACGATGAAGCTCCGGAGTTCTCTCAAACCAC ATACAGAACGTTTGTATCGGAGGAAGCTGCTCCCAACACCCTGGTTGCCACCGTACATGCATTTGATCCAGATGGAGATCATGTGACTTACAGCATTTTGGAAGGAAATAAAGAAGGGAGCTTTATTATTGATTCTGAGAAAG GAATAATCCGTCTTGGTTCTAAcctgcttccaaagcatcatggAGCCGAGTATGTTCTGTATGTGACCGCCACAGATGACAACGCTTCGGGGGGTCCTCACAGCCTCACCAGCACGACTACGGTCGTCGTGACAGTCGATGACGTCAACCAGAACAAGCCCGTCTTCCATCAG TGTGCCCAGTACCATCACCACGCCGTAGTCCTGGAGAACCAGCCCCCAGGAACGTTTGTGCTGCAGGGGGAGGCGAAAGACGCAGACGTTGGCGTCAACAGTCAAGTGAAGTACGGGATCGTTCATCGCGAGGGCTCTCTTCCTGCATTCAGCATCCATCCGGACACAG GGTCAACAGAGGTGACATCATGGAGCTTCATTTGA